A genomic region of Rhizobium sp. NXC24 contains the following coding sequences:
- a CDS encoding sugar ABC transporter substrate-binding protein, with the protein MKKSVVSAAFAALAIGVVFAAPANAANVSACLITKTDTNPFFVKMKEGATAKAKELGVTLKSYAGKIDGDSESQVAAVESCIAEGAKGILIAASDTKGIVPTVKKARDAGLLVIALDTPLDPADAADATFATDNLLAGKLIGEWANKTLGAKAKDAKIGFLDLTPSQPTVDVLRDQGFMIGFGIDPKDPNKIGDENDPRIVGHDVTNGNEEGGRKAMENLLQKDSSINVIHTINEPAAIGAYQALKAVGLEKQVLIVSVDGGCPGVKSVKDGVIGATSQQYPLMMAALGVEAIKKFADTGEKPKPTPGKSFFDTGVSLVTDKPVTGLKSIDTKEGTAKCWG; encoded by the coding sequence ATGAAGAAATCAGTTGTTTCCGCAGCATTCGCCGCTCTGGCGATCGGTGTCGTCTTTGCCGCGCCGGCCAACGCTGCCAACGTTTCCGCCTGCCTCATCACCAAGACGGACACGAACCCCTTCTTCGTTAAGATGAAGGAAGGTGCTACCGCCAAGGCCAAGGAACTCGGCGTGACGCTGAAGTCCTATGCCGGCAAGATCGACGGTGACAGCGAAAGCCAGGTCGCTGCGGTCGAAAGCTGCATCGCCGAAGGCGCCAAGGGCATTCTGATCGCCGCTTCCGATACCAAGGGCATCGTACCGACGGTCAAGAAGGCGCGTGACGCGGGCCTCCTGGTCATCGCGCTCGACACGCCGCTGGATCCGGCTGACGCCGCCGACGCGACTTTCGCCACCGACAATCTTCTCGCCGGCAAGCTGATTGGCGAGTGGGCCAACAAGACCCTCGGCGCTAAGGCCAAGGACGCCAAGATCGGCTTCCTCGACCTGACGCCGTCGCAGCCGACCGTCGACGTCCTGCGCGACCAGGGCTTCATGATCGGCTTCGGCATCGACCCGAAGGACCCGAACAAGATCGGCGACGAGAATGATCCGCGTATCGTCGGTCATGACGTCACCAACGGCAACGAAGAAGGCGGCCGCAAGGCCATGGAAAACCTTCTGCAGAAGGACTCCAGCATCAACGTCATCCACACGATCAACGAGCCGGCCGCTATCGGTGCCTATCAGGCGCTGAAGGCCGTTGGCCTGGAAAAGCAGGTCCTGATCGTCTCGGTTGACGGCGGTTGCCCGGGCGTCAAGTCGGTCAAGGATGGCGTGATCGGTGCGACTTCGCAGCAGTATCCGCTGATGATGGCCGCTCTCGGCGTCGAAGCGATCAAGAAGTTCGCCGACACCGGCGAGAAGCCGAAGCCGACCCCAGGCAAGTCCTTCTTCGACACCGGCGTTTCGCTGGTGACGGACAAGCCGGTTACCGGCCTGAAATCCATCGACACCAAGGAAGGCACCGCGAAGTGCTGGGGCTAA
- a CDS encoding ABC transporter permease, with amino-acid sequence MTGAQEFERVLDGSDKNVASFEHQDVTILKRTQHFLHSTPAAVPLIVLVVAIIVFGIAIGGRFFSAYTLTLVLQQIAVVGILGAAQTLVILTAGIDLSIGVIMVISAVIMGNCAITYGMPTPIAVLAGMLAGGVCGLLNGFLVATMKLPPFIVTLGTWNIVMATNFIYSANETIRDTDVDEQAPLLHFFAISFRLGGAVLTLGVIAMVLLVVGLWYVLNHTAWGRHVYAVGDDPEAAKLSGIQTKKVLLAVYGVSGLIAAFAAWVSIGRNGSISPSSAVTDFNLQAITATVIGGISLFGGRGSILGTLFGAMIVGVVSMGLNMLGADPQWKVLLTGVLIIGAVAIDQWIRKVSA; translated from the coding sequence ATGACCGGAGCACAGGAATTCGAGCGTGTTCTCGACGGCAGCGACAAGAACGTTGCCTCGTTCGAGCACCAGGATGTCACTATTCTCAAACGCACACAGCATTTCTTGCATTCGACGCCGGCCGCGGTGCCATTGATCGTATTGGTGGTGGCAATCATCGTCTTCGGCATTGCCATCGGCGGGCGCTTCTTCTCCGCCTACACGCTGACTCTCGTCCTGCAGCAGATCGCTGTCGTCGGTATTCTCGGCGCGGCGCAGACGCTGGTCATCCTGACCGCCGGCATCGATCTGTCGATCGGCGTGATCATGGTCATTTCCGCTGTCATCATGGGCAACTGCGCCATAACCTATGGCATGCCGACGCCGATTGCCGTTCTTGCCGGCATGCTCGCGGGCGGCGTGTGCGGGTTGCTCAACGGTTTCCTTGTCGCCACCATGAAGCTGCCGCCGTTCATCGTGACGCTCGGCACCTGGAACATCGTCATGGCGACGAATTTCATCTATTCCGCCAATGAGACCATTCGCGACACCGATGTCGACGAACAAGCGCCGCTCCTGCATTTCTTCGCCATCAGCTTCCGCCTTGGCGGCGCGGTGCTGACGCTCGGCGTCATCGCCATGGTGCTCCTGGTAGTGGGCCTATGGTATGTGCTCAATCACACGGCTTGGGGCCGGCATGTCTATGCCGTCGGCGACGATCCGGAAGCGGCAAAATTGTCCGGTATCCAGACCAAGAAGGTGCTGCTTGCCGTCTATGGTGTTTCGGGACTGATCGCAGCGTTTGCCGCTTGGGTCTCGATCGGCCGCAACGGTTCGATCTCGCCATCCTCGGCCGTGACGGATTTCAATCTTCAGGCAATTACCGCGACCGTGATCGGCGGCATCTCGCTCTTCGGTGGCCGCGGTTCGATCCTCGGCACGCTGTTCGGCGCGATGATCGTCGGCGTGGTGTCCATGGGCCTCAACATGCTCGGAGCTGACCCGCAGTGGAAGGTTCTTCTGACTGGCGTGCTGATCATCGGCGCCGTCGCGATCGATCAATGGATCAGAAAGGTGTCGGCATGA
- a CDS encoding ATP-binding cassette domain-containing protein: MDQKGVGMTTTGEPLLTARGLIKRYGRVTALDNADFDLYPGEILAVIGDNGAGKSSLIKAISGATTPDEGEIRLEGKPVHFRSPMEAREAGIETVYQNLALSPALSIADNMFLGREIRKPGILGSWFRMLDRPAMEKRARDKLTELGLMTIQNINQAVETLSGGQRQGVAVARAAAFGSKVVIMDEPTAALGVKESRKVLELILDVRARGLPIVLISHNMPHVFEVADRIHIHRLGRRLTVINPKEYSMSDAVAFMTGAKAPPAETVAA, encoded by the coding sequence ATGGATCAGAAAGGTGTCGGCATGACCACGACTGGCGAACCCCTTCTCACAGCCCGCGGCCTCATCAAGCGTTATGGACGCGTGACCGCCCTCGACAATGCCGATTTCGACCTCTATCCCGGCGAAATCCTTGCCGTCATCGGCGATAACGGCGCCGGCAAATCCTCGCTGATCAAGGCGATTTCCGGCGCGACCACGCCCGATGAAGGCGAGATCAGGCTGGAGGGGAAACCCGTCCACTTCAGATCGCCGATGGAAGCGCGCGAGGCCGGCATCGAGACGGTGTACCAGAACCTGGCGCTGTCGCCGGCGCTCTCGATCGCGGACAATATGTTCCTCGGCCGCGAGATCCGGAAGCCCGGTATCCTTGGCTCCTGGTTCCGCATGCTGGACCGGCCGGCGATGGAAAAGCGCGCCCGCGACAAGCTCACCGAGCTCGGCCTGATGACGATCCAGAACATCAACCAGGCGGTGGAAACGCTCTCAGGCGGCCAGCGCCAGGGTGTGGCGGTGGCACGCGCCGCTGCCTTCGGTTCCAAGGTCGTCATCATGGACGAGCCGACGGCCGCTCTTGGCGTCAAGGAAAGCCGCAAGGTGCTGGAGCTTATTCTGGACGTGCGTGCCCGTGGCTTGCCGATCGTGTTGATCTCGCACAATATGCCGCATGTCTTCGAGGTGGCGGATCGCATCCATATCCATCGCCTCGGGCGTCGTCTGACCGTGATCAATCCCAAGGAATATTCCATGTCGGATGCCGTTGCCTTCATGACCGGCGCCAAGGCGCCGCCGGCAGAGACAGTCGCCGCATGA
- a CDS encoding nucleoside triphosphate hydrolase yields the protein MSSVLEGIADEIIGRAAGAKRFLVAIAGPPGAGKSTLADNVAKALKAKGESAEVLPMDGFHMDNAVLIEKGLLKRKGVPESFDVRAFLDIVKAVRAADQEVLVPVFDRSREIAIASARIVSPDHRFIVIEGNYLLFSQGKWAELEGMFDYSIMLAPPIEVLEQRLWERWRGYDLDDEAAGAKVYGNDLPNGRLILENRRPADFTIDIVQG from the coding sequence ATGAGTTCGGTGCTTGAGGGAATCGCCGACGAGATTATCGGGCGCGCCGCTGGCGCAAAACGGTTTCTCGTCGCGATTGCCGGCCCGCCCGGCGCCGGCAAATCGACGCTGGCGGACAATGTGGCCAAGGCGCTCAAAGCCAAGGGTGAGAGCGCCGAGGTCCTGCCGATGGACGGCTTCCACATGGACAATGCCGTCCTGATCGAAAAGGGTCTGCTGAAGCGCAAGGGTGTTCCCGAAAGCTTCGACGTCCGCGCCTTTCTCGATATCGTCAAAGCGGTGCGAGCGGCCGATCAGGAGGTGCTGGTACCGGTCTTCGATCGCTCACGTGAGATCGCCATCGCGTCGGCCCGCATCGTCTCCCCCGATCACCGTTTCATCGTCATCGAGGGCAACTACCTGCTCTTCAGCCAGGGCAAATGGGCGGAGCTGGAAGGCATGTTCGACTATTCGATCATGCTGGCGCCGCCGATCGAGGTCTTGGAGCAACGGCTCTGGGAGCGTTGGAGGGGCTATGACCTCGACGACGAGGCCGCCGGTGCCAAGGTCTACGGCAACGACCTGCCGAACGGCCGGCTGATCCTCGAGAACCGCCGTCCGGCCGATTTTACCATCGATATCGTGCAGGGCTGA